One segment of Candidatus Nanopelagicales bacterium DNA contains the following:
- a CDS encoding HIT domain-containing protein, whose protein sequence is MNYIRGEGKPTHADEGNDCPFCRAPGLSDEDGLVIVRGKTVYALLNLYPYNAGHLMVCPYRHIADYTEMTAEEVAELGAFTQRAMEVIREVSNAHGFNIGMNQGGIAGAGIAAHLHQHVVPRWGGDTNFMPVIGGTKTMPQLLETTRELLATAW, encoded by the coding sequence ATGAACTACATCAGGGGTGAAGGAAAGCCAACGCACGCGGACGAAGGAAATGACTGTCCGTTCTGTCGAGCACCTGGTTTGAGTGACGAAGACGGATTAGTCATCGTCCGCGGGAAGACCGTGTATGCGTTGTTGAACCTATATCCGTATAATGCCGGTCATTTGATGGTGTGTCCGTATCGGCATATAGCCGACTACACGGAGATGACTGCAGAAGAAGTAGCCGAACTCGGAGCATTCACCCAACGCGCCATGGAAGTCATACGCGAAGTCTCGAATGCACATGGATTCAACATCGGCATGAATCAAGGTGGAATTGCCGGAGCGGGAATTGCAGCACACCTACATCAACACGTAGTCCCGCGATGGGGTGGCGACACCAATTTCATGCCGGTTATCGGTGGAACAAAAACAATGCCGCAATTACTTGAAACTACGCGGGAGTTACTCGCCACGGCTTGGTAA
- the zapE gene encoding cell division protein ZapE translates to MSEPRALADRNPHVSVQQMVDELIPPPRFSEVSFSTYIPAPDQPSQVAAVSALEAFASRITREPEKKRLFKRGAPPEGRAGIYLDGGFGVGKTHLLASLWHAVPGRKRFGTFVEYTNLVGALGFRTAVEALSRNDLVCIDEFELDDPGDTVLMSTLLGELVKAGVSLAATSNTLPDKLGEGRFAAEDFLREIQGLSAHFDVFRIEGEDYRHRGLPDAPPPLSNQQIEISLASNQFATIDEFSRLEQHLITVHPSRYGSLLNGVAAVGFMNIEPVTDQATALRLVVLADRLYDRDIPVLASGIKLDELFSAEMLKGGYRKKYFRAISRLVALAREGAALVN, encoded by the coding sequence ATGTCTGAACCTCGGGCCTTGGCTGATCGCAATCCTCATGTATCGGTTCAGCAAATGGTAGATGAACTTATTCCGCCACCACGGTTCTCCGAAGTGAGTTTTTCTACCTACATTCCAGCACCGGACCAACCCTCGCAAGTGGCAGCAGTGAGTGCCCTTGAGGCATTTGCTTCGCGTATTACTCGTGAGCCTGAAAAAAAGCGCTTGTTTAAGCGCGGTGCTCCGCCAGAGGGCCGGGCAGGTATCTACCTCGATGGTGGTTTTGGGGTGGGCAAGACGCACCTACTCGCATCTTTGTGGCACGCGGTTCCTGGTCGAAAACGTTTTGGAACTTTTGTTGAATACACAAACCTCGTAGGCGCCTTGGGCTTCCGAACTGCAGTTGAGGCGCTATCGCGGAATGATTTGGTTTGCATCGATGAATTCGAACTCGATGACCCAGGCGACACGGTGTTGATGTCTACCTTGTTGGGGGAACTTGTAAAGGCTGGCGTCAGCCTAGCTGCGACATCCAACACATTGCCGGACAAATTGGGTGAGGGTCGATTCGCCGCGGAAGACTTCTTACGTGAAATTCAAGGGTTATCTGCACACTTTGATGTTTTCCGGATAGAGGGTGAGGACTACCGACATCGTGGGCTTCCTGATGCGCCGCCACCTTTGAGTAATCAACAGATAGAAATAAGTCTGGCAAGTAATCAATTCGCCACTATTGATGAATTTTCGCGGTTAGAGCAACACTTAATAACAGTGCATCCTTCCCGTTATGGAAGTTTGCTCAATGGCGTTGCAGCAGTGGGATTCATGAATATTGAGCCGGTAACGGATCAGGCGACAGCTCTTCGATTAGTGGTGTTAGCTGATCGTCTCTACGACAGAGATATTCCAGTGCTGGCTTCAGGTATTAAGTTAGATGAGCTCTTTTCAGCGGAGATGCTTAAGGGCGGATATCGAAAGAAATACTTCCGCGCGATCTCACGGCTTGTGGCGTTAGCACGTGAAGGCGCAGCGTTGGTGAATTAA
- the thrS gene encoding threonine--tRNA ligase — protein MATTAFDLVGGDRSVVVARINGELRDLSTEVTDTDVVEPVSVDSPEGLAVLRHSVAHVLAQAVQDTFPDAKLGIGPPVKDGFYYDFDVENPFTPEDLVELEKRMTTILKSGQRFERRIVTDAEALVELADEPYKLRLIGSEGGAEVMEVGGKDLTIYDNVNLKTGERCWGDLCRGPHVPDTRYIPTNAIKLMRTAAAYWLGDQKNEQLQRIYGTAWPSKDELKAYLTFLEEAERRDHRRLGAELDLFSFPEEVGSGLAVFHPKGGVIRRVMEDYSRKRHEEGGYEFVTSPHITKGALFEKSGHLDWYAEGMYPPMQLDTEYDAEGNIRKQGVDYYLKPMNCPMHNLIFSARGRSYRELPLRLFEFGTVYRYEKSGVVQGLTRARGFTQDDAHIYCTKDQMGEELDSLLTFVLDLLRDYGLTDFYLELSTRDPEKSIGTDEEWAEATETLRISAEKQGLELVLDEGGAAFYGPKISVQAKDAIGRTWQMSTIQVDFQLPQRFDLEYQASDGTRQRPIMIHRALFGSIERFFAVLLEHYAGAFPPWLAPVQVVGIPITEEHNEYLAQVAAKLRSLGVRVEVDTSDERMQKKIRNAQRSKVPYMLIAGDEDVAAGAVSFRYRDGTQNNGVSIDAAVDEIVAAISSRIQV, from the coding sequence GTGGCAACAACCGCCTTCGATCTGGTGGGCGGTGACCGCTCAGTGGTTGTCGCTCGTATTAACGGCGAACTTCGTGATCTCAGTACTGAGGTCACTGACACCGATGTCGTAGAGCCTGTCTCCGTCGATTCCCCTGAGGGTTTGGCGGTGTTACGCCACTCCGTTGCGCACGTACTTGCGCAGGCAGTTCAAGACACCTTCCCTGATGCCAAATTAGGGATTGGCCCGCCAGTCAAGGATGGCTTCTACTACGACTTCGATGTTGAAAACCCCTTCACGCCTGAAGATTTGGTTGAACTTGAAAAGCGCATGACCACAATCTTGAAGAGTGGTCAACGCTTCGAACGACGCATTGTCACCGACGCTGAGGCTCTCGTAGAGCTCGCCGATGAGCCCTACAAATTGCGCTTGATCGGTAGCGAAGGTGGCGCAGAAGTCATGGAGGTCGGCGGTAAAGACCTCACTATTTATGACAACGTCAATCTCAAGACAGGGGAGCGCTGCTGGGGCGACCTTTGTCGCGGTCCCCATGTTCCAGATACGCGCTACATCCCAACGAACGCCATCAAGCTCATGCGTACAGCAGCGGCTTACTGGCTCGGCGATCAAAAGAATGAGCAACTCCAGCGCATTTACGGCACTGCATGGCCTTCAAAAGATGAACTCAAGGCGTACCTGACCTTCTTGGAAGAAGCTGAGCGCCGTGATCATCGTCGCCTAGGCGCCGAACTGGATTTGTTCTCGTTCCCTGAAGAAGTGGGGTCAGGGTTGGCGGTGTTTCATCCCAAGGGTGGCGTAATCCGTCGCGTCATGGAGGACTACTCGCGTAAGCGCCACGAAGAAGGCGGTTACGAGTTCGTGACCAGCCCGCACATCACCAAGGGTGCACTCTTTGAGAAATCTGGACACCTTGATTGGTATGCCGAAGGCATGTACCCACCAATGCAACTTGACACCGAGTACGACGCCGAAGGCAATATTCGCAAGCAGGGTGTTGATTATTACCTCAAGCCAATGAACTGCCCTATGCACAACCTGATCTTCAGTGCACGTGGGCGTTCATACCGTGAACTTCCACTTCGCCTTTTCGAATTCGGCACGGTGTACCGCTATGAAAAATCGGGTGTAGTTCAAGGGCTCACCAGAGCTCGCGGTTTCACTCAAGACGACGCGCATATTTATTGCACCAAGGATCAAATGGGGGAAGAGCTCGACTCCTTGTTGACCTTCGTTCTTGATCTCCTGCGCGACTATGGCCTCACTGATTTCTATCTTGAGCTTTCAACGCGTGATCCAGAAAAAAGCATCGGCACTGACGAAGAGTGGGCAGAAGCTACAGAGACGTTGCGCATTTCAGCAGAAAAGCAAGGCTTAGAACTGGTGCTGGACGAAGGCGGAGCAGCGTTCTACGGACCCAAGATTTCTGTGCAAGCCAAAGATGCGATCGGTCGCACTTGGCAAATGTCCACCATTCAGGTCGACTTTCAATTGCCTCAGCGTTTCGATTTGGAGTATCAAGCATCTGATGGCACCCGTCAGCGCCCAATCATGATTCACCGTGCGTTGTTCGGCTCCATTGAGCGATTCTTTGCAGTGTTACTCGAGCACTATGCAGGAGCCTTCCCGCCATGGTTGGCGCCAGTGCAGGTTGTGGGTATTCCGATTACAGAAGAGCACAATGAATACCTCGCTCAGGTTGCGGCAAAGTTACGGTCTCTGGGTGTTCGGGTTGAGGTCGATACTTCAGATGAGCGCATGCAGAAGAAGATTCGTAATGCTCAGCGCAGCAAAGTTCCTTACATGCTGATTGCTGGAGACGAAGACGTTGCTGCTGGCGCAGTTTCATTCCGTTACCGCGATGGAACTCAAAATAATGGAGTTTCTATCGATGCAGCTGTAGATGAAATTGTCGCAGCGATTTCGTCGCGCATTCAGGTCTAA
- a CDS encoding CDP-alcohol phosphatidyltransferase family protein — MLNNADARKVVSGILLPPARLLIRLHVSPDAITVLGTLAAVLTALICFPQGYFVAGTLLITFFALADLLDGTMARLLGTSGPWGNFLDATLDRIADGAIFAGFIWWALNNDNVWVGVAAALALVTGQVTSYAKARAEAVGATANVGIAERAERLIIILAAAFFTGLGVPYVLPIALWVIGGLGVITVVQRIVHVRGQLRV, encoded by the coding sequence GTGCTAAATAACGCAGATGCGCGCAAAGTCGTGTCAGGAATCCTCCTGCCTCCCGCCCGTTTGCTTATTCGGCTGCATGTCTCACCTGACGCAATAACCGTTCTTGGCACACTTGCAGCTGTACTCACTGCCCTTATTTGTTTTCCGCAGGGCTATTTCGTGGCTGGCACATTGTTGATCACCTTTTTTGCGCTCGCAGATCTTCTTGACGGCACGATGGCCCGTCTTTTAGGTACAAGTGGTCCGTGGGGAAATTTTCTCGATGCAACATTGGATCGAATTGCAGATGGAGCCATCTTCGCTGGATTCATTTGGTGGGCGCTCAATAATGACAATGTTTGGGTAGGTGTCGCTGCGGCATTGGCGCTGGTGACCGGTCAGGTGACTTCATACGCGAAGGCGCGAGCTGAGGCGGTAGGTGCCACGGCCAACGTTGGCATCGCTGAGCGCGCAGAGCGGCTCATCATTATCTTGGCTGCGGCGTTCTTTACCGGGCTTGGAGTTCCGTATGTGCTGCCAATTGCACTGTGGGTTATCGGCGGTCTGGGAGTGATCACAGTTGTACAGCGCATCGTGCACGTTCGCGGGCAACTTCGAGTATGA
- a CDS encoding aminotransferase class IV: MIWLGTNDGGALIEDATALISVDDRGLTVGEGVFETVAVYGGQPFAIDRHLARLIQSAEILELPNPNLQLIREAVDQVLAANASVIGDLGRLRITFTAGRKSTLPTIVVTCMGQPQWPDSTSVITVPWVRNERSPIAGAKSTSYAENSTALKFAQAQGASEAILANTVGHLCEGTTSNVFVVIDGEVLTPPLTSGCLPGVTRGLVIELFDVKERDIPYSALGDIEELFLTSTTRGIHPVTSLDGRSIDVGSISQDLRRAFIAQRHEMSNP, translated from the coding sequence ATGATCTGGCTGGGAACCAATGATGGCGGCGCACTCATCGAAGATGCGACGGCACTTATTAGCGTTGATGATCGAGGTCTAACTGTGGGTGAAGGGGTCTTTGAGACTGTTGCGGTTTATGGCGGCCAGCCCTTTGCGATAGATCGGCATCTGGCTCGCTTGATTCAATCAGCTGAGATTCTCGAACTCCCTAATCCAAATCTTCAATTGATACGCGAAGCAGTGGATCAAGTACTCGCAGCAAATGCCAGTGTCATCGGTGATCTTGGGAGACTGCGCATCACTTTCACTGCGGGTCGGAAGTCAACGCTGCCCACGATCGTTGTTACGTGCATGGGTCAACCTCAATGGCCCGATTCAACATCTGTGATCACCGTGCCATGGGTGCGAAATGAACGGTCACCAATCGCTGGTGCAAAAAGCACGTCCTACGCAGAGAACAGCACGGCACTGAAATTCGCACAGGCTCAAGGCGCGAGTGAAGCAATCCTGGCCAACACGGTCGGGCACCTTTGCGAAGGAACCACATCGAATGTATTCGTGGTGATCGATGGCGAAGTACTCACGCCGCCCTTAACGTCTGGATGTTTACCTGGTGTCACTCGTGGACTTGTTATTGAATTGTTCGATGTGAAAGAGCGTGATATCCCGTATTCGGCTTTAGGCGACATCGAGGAGCTTTTCCTAACCTCTACGACTCGAGGAATCCATCCGGTCACATCACTCGATGGAAGATCCATTGATGTTGGATCGATTTCACAAGATCTGCGTCGTGCATTTATCGCTCAGCGGCATGAAATGAGCAATCCCTAA
- a CDS encoding chorismate-binding protein, whose product MEPVPDADLAYAGGLWATDLVESSTDPLVLERGGRWIVVYPYVGTPIFLRFADWSVQPPHELVGSWRGPTVDSWSSSMDVDAYCDAVEATRSAIAEGTVYQANICRVMRARMASPERDIARLHALLASGNPAPYSAMVRVAGLDLAIACASPELFLGRNGSTLTSGPIKGTGKTRFDLTEKDRAENVMIVDLVRNDLARVSEVGTVEVEGLLREEEHPGLVHLVSHVKSELLAGTTWSEIFTATFPPGSVTGAPKIAAQKLIEELELANRDVYCGAIGWVDSDTQQAQLAVSIRSFWLDGDELCFGTGAGITWGSDAMREWRETELKASHLIDIAAQEWIQTQGSQA is encoded by the coding sequence GTGGAACCAGTCCCAGACGCTGACCTTGCCTACGCAGGGGGGCTGTGGGCCACAGACCTGGTGGAGTCATCAACTGACCCGCTTGTGCTTGAACGTGGCGGAAGATGGATCGTGGTGTACCCGTATGTGGGTACACCAATATTTTTGCGCTTTGCCGATTGGAGCGTTCAGCCACCACATGAGCTCGTGGGCTCATGGAGGGGCCCAACTGTTGATTCGTGGAGTTCCTCGATGGACGTCGATGCGTATTGCGATGCGGTTGAAGCAACGCGGTCAGCAATTGCTGAAGGCACCGTGTACCAAGCAAATATTTGTCGAGTGATGCGCGCAAGAATGGCTAGCCCAGAGCGAGATATTGCCAGATTGCACGCGCTGCTAGCGAGTGGGAATCCAGCACCGTATTCAGCAATGGTGCGAGTTGCTGGCCTAGATCTTGCAATTGCATGTGCCAGCCCTGAACTCTTTCTTGGACGCAACGGGAGCACGTTAACGTCTGGACCGATCAAAGGTACGGGAAAAACTCGATTCGATCTTACGGAAAAGGATCGTGCTGAGAACGTGATGATTGTCGATCTCGTTCGCAATGATCTGGCTCGGGTGTCAGAAGTCGGCACAGTAGAAGTTGAAGGATTGTTGCGCGAAGAAGAGCATCCTGGTCTTGTACATCTCGTCTCGCACGTTAAAAGCGAGCTGCTCGCCGGAACCACGTGGTCTGAGATCTTCACCGCGACCTTCCCTCCTGGTTCAGTTACTGGCGCGCCGAAGATTGCTGCACAGAAACTCATAGAAGAACTTGAGTTGGCTAATCGCGATGTTTACTGCGGTGCAATCGGCTGGGTTGATTCGGATACTCAGCAGGCGCAATTGGCAGTGTCGATTAGAAGTTTTTGGCTTGATGGTGATGAGTTGTGTTTTGGTACCGGTGCCGGAATTACCTGGGGATCTGATGCAATGCGTGAATGGCGCGAAACTGAATTGAAGGCCAGTCATCTCATCGATATTGCAGCGCAGGAATGGATCCAAACACAGGGGAGTCAAGCATGA
- a CDS encoding PaaI family thioesterase — MALFNNIESNSEPGINHLGRSLRTLQDYVAATGASQELAERAALVIDEVVGLLEPDRYVAARDKGWDDTQRARGSRTLNPPYLTRSVTKETFRATVTFGSFYLGGNGAVHGGAIPLLFDQVLGQLANYERPICRTAYLNVDFKNVTPLDVELEVRAHFEKIEGRKRFTYAALYHGDLLTAEARALFIELKDGAA; from the coding sequence ATGGCCCTGTTCAACAATATTGAGTCCAATAGCGAGCCCGGTATCAACCACTTAGGTCGTTCATTACGTACATTGCAAGACTATGTAGCTGCAACTGGCGCGAGCCAAGAATTGGCAGAGCGGGCCGCCCTTGTTATCGATGAGGTCGTGGGCCTATTGGAACCGGATCGGTATGTCGCCGCACGCGACAAAGGGTGGGATGACACCCAGAGGGCTCGCGGTTCACGAACACTCAATCCCCCGTATCTCACAAGATCAGTCACCAAGGAAACATTTAGGGCAACCGTCACTTTCGGGAGCTTTTACCTCGGCGGTAATGGAGCGGTGCACGGTGGAGCAATTCCACTGCTCTTTGATCAAGTGCTCGGGCAACTAGCCAATTATGAACGACCTATTTGCCGTACTGCCTATCTCAACGTTGATTTCAAAAACGTAACGCCATTAGATGTTGAACTTGAAGTCCGCGCTCACTTCGAAAAGATCGAGGGCCGTAAGCGCTTCACCTACGCGGCGCTCTATCACGGCGATCTACTTACAGCCGAAGCTCGCGCTCTATTTATCGAGCTGAAAGATGGCGCGGCATAG
- a CDS encoding GTP-binding protein, whose amino-acid sequence MTHPWSNERIIGLVGPQGSGKTFLLNALLGTDPEDLERLLQEDNQGDPSVGVVTWRDIDIALMDNLDEEALFHAADALIFVIASSDGVDAHTAELWHRCVEEEIPRLVVITKLDDPRADMDETVAVLRRLFSEGPELLRLTMPVLDDDENLAGFIDLATTEIWDWTTPELSIVNSDPEHIGLIAEAREELIADIAMISESDGLTNSVVLGMQPSIETIVGAVEEASIGGYAQLIVGHGLRENDITVGTELILDLIVDAFPDPSLRLTPVVASPDGSAQLPIEADPSSPLVAEVIHADADSLSLVRIYSGELRKQIHTNNGMVEIQEVTEMTTNLVWIATDRPLKPLATISQPSKPLIIQDVNV is encoded by the coding sequence ATGACGCATCCTTGGAGTAACGAACGCATCATTGGGCTCGTTGGCCCTCAAGGATCCGGCAAAACTTTTCTCCTGAACGCTCTCCTAGGGACCGACCCAGAAGACCTCGAGCGGTTGTTACAAGAAGACAATCAAGGTGACCCCTCGGTCGGCGTAGTTACCTGGCGCGATATCGACATCGCTCTCATGGACAACCTCGATGAAGAAGCGCTCTTTCATGCAGCAGATGCGCTCATTTTTGTCATTGCCTCAAGTGATGGCGTTGATGCACATACTGCAGAGCTTTGGCACCGCTGCGTTGAAGAGGAAATTCCGCGGCTTGTTGTCATCACCAAACTTGATGACCCAAGGGCAGATATGGATGAAACTGTCGCCGTACTTCGACGCTTGTTCAGCGAAGGCCCTGAATTACTTCGCCTCACTATGCCTGTACTTGACGACGACGAAAACCTTGCCGGTTTTATCGATCTTGCAACCACAGAAATTTGGGACTGGACCACTCCAGAACTTTCAATTGTGAACTCTGACCCTGAACACATTGGTCTCATCGCAGAAGCTCGCGAGGAACTCATTGCTGATATTGCAATGATCAGTGAAAGTGACGGGCTCACGAACAGCGTTGTTCTCGGGATGCAACCTTCCATCGAAACTATTGTTGGCGCGGTTGAAGAAGCAAGCATTGGTGGCTATGCGCAATTAATAGTCGGTCATGGTCTGCGTGAGAATGACATTACCGTTGGAACCGAACTCATCCTTGATCTCATTGTTGACGCGTTTCCAGATCCAAGCCTGCGCCTAACACCAGTGGTTGCAAGTCCAGATGGATCAGCTCAGTTGCCGATCGAGGCAGATCCAAGTAGTCCTTTGGTGGCTGAAGTGATTCATGCTGATGCTGACTCGTTGTCGCTTGTTCGCATCTACTCAGGCGAACTGCGTAAGCAAATCCATACCAATAATGGAATGGTTGAAATTCAGGAAGTTACTGAAATGACCACGAATCTTGTGTGGATCGCCACTGACCGCCCTTTGAAGCCTTTGGCCACAATCTCGCAGCCGTCAAAGCCGCTCATCATTCAGGACGTTAACGTCTAA
- a CDS encoding dihydrofolate reductase family protein encodes MPQANSDAVQSMPHRDIPDLYSWPEAAIGHSAPWVRCNMVMSLDGAVVDSEGKSAGLGTDADKRVFLAVRRDSDVILVGAGTARTEGYRPTTVPIALVSNRLNLDQSMPVFTQATSDTPPTLIITSQTAADQAPSWLAAHSTIIPCGDTHVDLSIAIQELHARGLDRIHCEGGPALLTSLLESELLDELLLTVTPLLLGGGATMITSSLGKIQGEYTQVRTDEGTVLMRFSPRYSS; translated from the coding sequence ATGCCACAGGCGAACAGCGACGCAGTCCAGTCCATGCCACATCGCGACATTCCTGATCTGTACTCATGGCCCGAGGCGGCAATTGGCCACTCTGCCCCGTGGGTACGTTGCAATATGGTGATGTCACTTGACGGTGCTGTCGTGGACTCTGAAGGTAAATCTGCTGGTCTTGGCACGGACGCCGACAAGAGGGTCTTCCTCGCCGTACGGCGCGATAGCGACGTGATCTTGGTTGGTGCAGGTACCGCACGCACAGAGGGCTACCGCCCAACCACTGTGCCAATCGCTCTCGTGAGTAACCGACTGAACCTTGACCAATCCATGCCTGTTTTCACACAGGCAACCAGCGATACTCCGCCGACCTTAATCATCACATCGCAAACGGCTGCCGACCAGGCACCTTCATGGCTTGCTGCACACTCCACGATCATTCCTTGCGGTGACACACACGTTGATCTTTCAATTGCGATCCAGGAACTTCATGCCCGCGGTCTGGATCGGATCCACTGCGAGGGTGGTCCAGCTTTGCTCACGTCGCTACTGGAATCTGAACTTCTTGATGAACTGCTCTTAACTGTGACACCACTCCTCCTAGGCGGAGGAGCAACCATGATTACCTCGTCCTTGGGCAAGATCCAAGGTGAATACACGCAGGTCCGGACAGATGAGGGCACTGTGCTTATGAGATTTAGTCCTCGGTACTCGTCATGA
- a CDS encoding phosphatidylinositol mannoside acyltransferase, which yields MSGHLRDWLTAFGFRVAWFGIRHLPESWSRKVFDRIADRTYRKNGRGVQQLRVNLMQVDSTLDAVALEELVHAGMRSYLRYWVEAFRLPAWSIERVRADFLLDNVDLLDHHVEQGKGVILVPAHLANWDLGGAWAANRYGGFTTVAERLKPESVFDQFVKYRETLGMHVLPLGEPDVIRALARVLKAGGFVALLGDRDIGGNGIEVDLLGAQTKIPAGPALLSLMTGAPVLVVGLWFDGDKCRGHIYPPIFGDAANERSGELQAMTQAVANNLSHAIAAHPQDWHVLQKVWL from the coding sequence ATGAGCGGACACTTACGCGATTGGCTCACGGCATTTGGTTTTCGGGTAGCGTGGTTTGGAATTCGTCATCTGCCTGAATCTTGGTCTCGTAAAGTATTTGATCGCATTGCTGATCGCACCTACCGAAAGAATGGGCGCGGGGTACAGCAGTTGCGGGTCAATCTGATGCAGGTTGATTCAACTCTGGATGCTGTTGCGCTCGAAGAATTGGTTCATGCCGGTATGCGTAGCTATTTGCGGTATTGGGTAGAAGCGTTTCGGCTTCCCGCCTGGTCAATTGAGCGTGTGCGTGCTGATTTCCTCCTCGACAACGTAGATCTGCTTGATCATCACGTGGAACAAGGCAAAGGCGTGATCTTGGTGCCTGCGCATTTAGCGAACTGGGATCTTGGCGGCGCCTGGGCTGCAAATCGTTACGGTGGATTCACCACGGTTGCTGAGCGGCTCAAACCAGAATCGGTATTTGATCAGTTTGTGAAGTATCGCGAGACCTTGGGAATGCACGTGTTGCCACTGGGTGAACCCGATGTCATCCGGGCATTGGCCCGCGTGCTGAAGGCCGGGGGTTTTGTTGCGCTCCTTGGTGATCGCGATATTGGTGGTAACGGGATCGAAGTAGATCTTCTAGGAGCCCAAACCAAAATTCCTGCTGGGCCAGCGTTGCTGAGCCTTATGACTGGTGCGCCGGTGTTGGTTGTCGGACTTTGGTTCGACGGTGACAAGTGTCGAGGGCATATCTATCCACCAATTTTTGGTGACGCAGCGAACGAGCGCAGTGGGGAATTGCAGGCGATGACCCAAGCAGTGGCCAATAATTTGAGTCATGCAATTGCCGCCCATCCACAAGACTGGCATGTGCTGCAGAAAGTTTGGTTATGA
- a CDS encoding TMEM175 family protein, whose product MQAANNRIITGRSLDRVINFSDAVVAVAITVLVLPVVSIDGPSQNQSMLDVIQANSGQLTAFVVTFFMLFIFWQGHHRVFENFSAINNSIMWLNAGWLATVAFLPWPSKLIDMGNNSADASWLYCLTLCVNALLLHFIYQVGRRHPEFLVDPKLWSFWLSISFVFAVAFAVLFVASLIWPGTALWLLFLLFPLRFIVQQKGIRTKPSRS is encoded by the coding sequence ATGCAAGCCGCGAATAATCGAATCATTACAGGCCGATCACTTGACCGGGTCATAAATTTTTCTGATGCGGTTGTTGCCGTCGCAATCACTGTGTTAGTTCTGCCCGTTGTTTCCATTGATGGCCCGTCACAGAATCAATCAATGCTCGACGTAATCCAAGCAAACTCAGGGCAACTCACAGCTTTTGTCGTGACCTTTTTCATGCTCTTTATATTTTGGCAAGGTCATCATCGAGTATTTGAGAACTTCTCGGCAATCAATAACTCCATCATGTGGCTGAATGCGGGTTGGCTTGCCACAGTTGCTTTTCTACCCTGGCCCAGCAAACTCATCGATATGGGCAACAACAGCGCTGACGCGAGTTGGCTCTACTGCCTGACTTTGTGCGTAAATGCCTTGCTGTTGCACTTCATCTATCAGGTGGGACGACGACACCCAGAATTCTTGGTCGACCCAAAGTTGTGGAGTTTTTGGCTCTCCATCAGTTTTGTATTTGCAGTCGCATTTGCAGTGCTATTCGTCGCTAGCCTCATCTGGCCCGGTACTGCGCTTTGGCTTTTGTTTTTGCTATTCCCGCTGCGATTTATTGTTCAACAAAAAGGAATACGTACCAAACCTTCAAGAAGTTAA